A region from the Geobacillus vulcani PSS1 genome encodes:
- a CDS encoding calcium-translocating P-type ATPase, SERCA-type: MQWHTLAASDVAHETKTNVKTGLTAAEAEKRLRQFGYNELAEGKKESAIVVFFRQFQDFMVLVLLLATVISAFLGEYVDAVAIVVIVIMNAILGFIQERRAEKSLAALKRLSAPQAVVLRGGEWVKVPARELVVGDVVRLASGDRVGADVRLIEAAGLEIEESALTGESVPVAKSAAPLRTAQASLGDLHNMAFMGTLVTRGNGIGIVIATGMKTAMGQIATMLEEADAGATPLQRRLEQLGKILLVVALALTAMVVAVGVVQGHDVYEMFLAGVSLAVAAIPEGLPAIVTVVLALGVQRMIKRNAIVRKLPAVETLGCASVICSDKTGTMTENMMTVTQVWAGGRTFAVSGVGFDMAGEFSERGRAVDPNRVPELARLLTMAVLCNRSELKEENGRRYVDGDPTEGALLVAAAKAGLAKGMVWREYTVEQEFPFDSERKMMTVIVRDRNGRRLVVTKGAPDVLLERADHLEWNGREQVLTPAWKETIEKAIRQMASSALRTIAVAYRPLAETERIGSEKEAETKLRFLGVAGMIDPPRPEVKQAVARCKEAGMKTVMITGDHVLTATAIAKQLGVLPPGGKVMDGATLSKLSVDELERAVDEIYVFARVAPEHKLKIVNALKRRGHIVAMTGDGVNDAPALKAADIGVAMGRSGTEVAKEAASLVLVDDNFATIEAAIEEGRNIYENIRKFIRYLLASNVGEILVMLFAMLLALPLPLVPIQILWVNLVTDGLPAMALGLDRPEENVMKRPPRRPDEGVFARGLGWKIISRGVLIGVVTLAAFLTAYERSGEDLVYAQTAAFATLVLAQLIHVFDCRCDRSIFDRSPFGNMYLVAAVAVSLVLLLVVIYYPPLAAVFHTKPLAAVDWLLIVGLSALPTFLFAGSFRARK; encoded by the coding sequence ATGCAGTGGCATACGCTCGCGGCCAGCGATGTCGCGCACGAAACGAAGACGAACGTCAAGACCGGGCTTACCGCAGCCGAGGCGGAAAAGCGGCTGCGGCAGTTCGGGTACAATGAGCTGGCGGAAGGGAAGAAGGAGTCGGCCATCGTCGTCTTTTTTCGCCAGTTTCAAGATTTTATGGTGTTGGTGCTGCTGTTGGCAACGGTGATTTCCGCGTTTTTGGGCGAGTACGTCGATGCGGTGGCGATTGTTGTCATTGTGATCATGAACGCCATCCTCGGGTTTATCCAAGAGCGGCGGGCGGAAAAGTCGCTCGCTGCTTTAAAACGGTTGTCCGCGCCGCAAGCGGTGGTGCTGCGCGGCGGGGAGTGGGTGAAAGTCCCGGCGCGCGAGCTTGTTGTCGGCGATGTGGTGCGGCTGGCAAGCGGCGACCGGGTCGGGGCCGACGTCCGCTTGATTGAGGCAGCCGGCTTGGAAATCGAGGAGTCGGCGCTGACGGGCGAATCGGTGCCGGTGGCCAAATCGGCTGCCCCTCTTCGCACCGCACAGGCGTCGTTGGGGGATTTGCACAATATGGCGTTTATGGGGACGCTGGTGACAAGAGGGAATGGGATCGGCATTGTCATCGCCACGGGGATGAAAACGGCGATGGGGCAAATCGCGACGATGCTTGAAGAGGCGGATGCGGGAGCAACCCCGCTTCAGCGCCGGCTCGAGCAGCTTGGGAAAATTTTGCTTGTCGTCGCCTTGGCGCTGACGGCCATGGTGGTGGCCGTCGGGGTCGTTCAAGGACACGACGTGTATGAAATGTTTTTGGCCGGCGTATCGCTCGCTGTTGCCGCTATTCCGGAAGGGTTGCCGGCCATTGTGACGGTCGTCTTGGCGCTTGGCGTGCAGCGGATGATCAAACGAAACGCCATCGTCCGCAAGCTTCCGGCGGTGGAAACGCTCGGCTGCGCTTCGGTCATTTGTTCCGACAAAACGGGGACGATGACGGAAAACATGATGACCGTCACGCAAGTATGGGCAGGCGGACGGACATTTGCGGTCAGCGGCGTTGGCTTTGACATGGCCGGCGAGTTTTCCGAACGGGGCCGGGCGGTGGATCCAAACCGTGTTCCCGAGCTCGCCCGTCTATTGACGATGGCGGTGCTTTGCAATCGTTCGGAGTTGAAAGAGGAAAACGGGCGGCGCTATGTCGACGGCGATCCGACCGAAGGGGCGCTGCTCGTCGCGGCGGCGAAAGCGGGATTGGCGAAAGGGATGGTTTGGCGCGAGTATACGGTCGAGCAGGAGTTTCCGTTTGATTCGGAGCGAAAAATGATGACGGTGATCGTTCGCGACCGAAACGGCCGCCGGTTGGTCGTGACAAAAGGGGCGCCCGATGTGCTGCTTGAGCGGGCGGACCACCTTGAATGGAACGGCCGCGAACAGGTGCTGACGCCGGCTTGGAAAGAGACGATTGAGAAGGCGATTCGGCAGATGGCGTCTTCCGCCTTGCGCACGATTGCCGTCGCGTACCGGCCGCTTGCGGAGACAGAACGGATCGGGTCGGAGAAGGAGGCGGAGACAAAGCTGCGGTTCCTCGGCGTCGCCGGCATGATCGATCCGCCGCGGCCTGAGGTGAAGCAAGCGGTGGCGCGCTGCAAAGAAGCGGGCATGAAAACGGTGATGATCACCGGCGACCACGTGTTGACAGCCACCGCCATCGCCAAACAGCTTGGCGTGCTCCCGCCCGGCGGCAAAGTGATGGACGGGGCGACGCTTTCGAAGCTGTCGGTCGATGAGTTGGAACGCGCCGTCGATGAGATTTACGTGTTCGCCCGCGTTGCTCCGGAGCATAAGCTGAAAATCGTCAACGCTCTCAAACGGCGCGGCCATATCGTCGCGATGACAGGGGACGGGGTGAACGATGCACCTGCTCTGAAAGCAGCCGATATTGGCGTCGCCATGGGCCGATCGGGGACAGAAGTGGCGAAAGAGGCGGCGTCGCTCGTTTTGGTGGATGACAACTTTGCGACGATTGAGGCTGCGATTGAAGAAGGCCGCAACATTTACGAAAACATTCGCAAGTTTATCCGCTACTTGCTCGCCTCGAACGTCGGGGAAATTCTTGTCATGTTGTTTGCGATGCTGCTGGCGTTGCCGCTGCCGCTCGTGCCGATTCAAATTTTATGGGTCAATCTTGTCACCGACGGTTTGCCAGCGATGGCGCTCGGGCTCGACCGGCCGGAAGAAAACGTGATGAAGCGGCCGCCGCGCCGCCCCGATGAAGGGGTGTTCGCGCGTGGGCTCGGCTGGAAAATCATAAGCCGCGGCGTTTTGATCGGCGTGGTGACGTTGGCCGCGTTTTTGACGGCCTATGAACGGAGCGGCGAGGATCTCGTTTACGCCCAGACGGCGGCGTTTGCGACGTTGGTGTTGGCGCAGCTCATCCATGTGTTTGACTGCCGCTGCGATCGTTCGATTTTTGACCGCAGTCCATTCGGGAACATGTATCTTGTCGCGGCGGTGGCCGTGTCGCTTGTATTGCTGTTGGTTGTCATCTACTATCCGCCGCTGGCTGCGGTGTTCCATACGAAGCCGCTCGCCGCGGTCGATTGGCTGCTCATCGTAGGTCTGTCTGCCTTGCCGACATTTTTGTTTGCTGGCTCGTTTCGGGCGAGAAAATAA
- a CDS encoding Rqc2 family fibronectin-binding protein → MSFDGVFTYAIVGELEEALAGGRITKIHQPSAHEIVMLVRARGRNHKVMLSAHPTYARVHLTNETYDNPLEPPMFCMRLRKQLEGSVIEAVRQVDFDRIIVIDAKGRDELGDVQTKRLIIEVMGRHSNIILVDASTNTIIDSLKHLPPSVNRYRTVLPGHPYVAPPTHGKLNPLEATEETVLKKLDFHAGKLAHQLVSAFSGLSPLFANEVVFRAGLANRATLPKSFLALIDDVRHRRFAPMMYTNGEKEWFYVLPLTHIKTEGQPFASASELLDRFYFGKAERDRVKQQAHDIERLMANEKAKNEKKLLKLEQTLEEAKKADVYRLYGELLTAHLYAIKRGMTEIEVTNYYDENGGTVTIPLDPQKSPSENAQQYFQKYQKAKNSLAVVQEQIERTKEDIAYCDTILSQLETASPKDVAEIRDELIEQGYLRPRAAKGAKKRKPTTPELDRYVASDGTEIVVGKNNKQNDYLTTKLAHKDEVWLHVKNIPGSHVVIRSKQPSDGTLLEAANLAAYFSKARHSGSVPVDYTRVRYVKKPSGAKPGFVIYENEQTLYVTPDEELVRAMKQRQKEHEAKQP, encoded by the coding sequence ATGTCGTTTGACGGAGTGTTTACATACGCCATTGTCGGGGAACTCGAAGAGGCGCTTGCGGGCGGGCGGATCACAAAAATTCACCAGCCGTCGGCGCATGAGATCGTCATGCTCGTGCGCGCCCGCGGCCGTAACCATAAAGTGATGCTGTCGGCGCATCCGACGTACGCGCGCGTCCATTTGACAAACGAAACGTACGACAACCCGCTCGAGCCGCCGATGTTTTGCATGCGGCTGCGCAAACAGTTGGAAGGAAGCGTCATCGAAGCGGTTCGCCAAGTCGATTTTGACCGCATCATCGTCATCGATGCAAAAGGGCGCGACGAACTCGGCGACGTGCAAACAAAGCGGCTCATCATCGAAGTGATGGGCCGACATAGCAACATCATCCTCGTTGATGCGTCGACCAACACGATCATCGACAGCTTGAAACATTTGCCGCCGTCCGTCAACCGCTACCGGACGGTGCTCCCGGGGCACCCGTACGTCGCCCCGCCGACGCACGGCAAGCTGAACCCGCTTGAGGCAACGGAAGAAACGGTGCTGAAAAAACTTGATTTTCACGCCGGCAAGCTCGCCCATCAGCTCGTTTCCGCCTTCAGCGGCCTTTCACCGCTGTTCGCCAACGAGGTCGTCTTCCGCGCCGGGCTCGCCAACCGGGCGACGCTGCCGAAAAGCTTCCTCGCGCTCATCGATGACGTCCGGCACCGCCGCTTTGCCCCGATGATGTACACGAACGGGGAAAAAGAATGGTTTTACGTGTTGCCGCTTACGCACATAAAAACCGAAGGCCAACCGTTTGCGAGCGCAAGCGAGCTGCTCGACCGCTTTTATTTCGGCAAAGCCGAGCGCGACCGCGTCAAGCAGCAAGCGCATGACATCGAGCGGCTCATGGCGAACGAAAAAGCGAAAAACGAGAAAAAGCTCCTCAAGCTTGAACAGACGCTCGAAGAAGCCAAAAAAGCCGACGTTTACCGACTGTACGGGGAGCTGCTCACCGCCCATTTGTACGCCATCAAGCGCGGCATGACGGAAATCGAAGTCACCAACTACTATGATGAAAACGGCGGTACGGTCACGATTCCGCTCGACCCGCAAAAATCGCCGTCGGAGAACGCGCAACAGTACTTCCAAAAATACCAAAAAGCGAAAAACTCGCTCGCCGTCGTGCAAGAACAAATCGAGCGGACGAAAGAAGACATCGCCTATTGCGACACGATTTTAAGCCAGCTCGAAACCGCCTCGCCGAAAGATGTCGCGGAAATCCGCGACGAGCTCATTGAACAAGGCTACTTGCGCCCGCGCGCGGCGAAAGGAGCGAAAAAGCGAAAACCAACCACGCCTGAGCTGGACCGCTACGTCGCCAGCGACGGCACGGAAATAGTGGTCGGCAAAAACAATAAACAAAACGACTATCTCACGACCAAACTCGCCCATAAGGACGAGGTTTGGCTGCATGTGAAAAACATTCCCGGCTCGCACGTCGTCATCCGGAGCAAGCAGCCGTCTGACGGGACGCTCTTGGAAGCGGCGAACTTGGCCGCCTACTTCAGCAAAGCCCGCCACTCCGGCTCCGTGCCGGTCGATTACACGCGCGTCCGCTACGTGAAAAAACCGAGCGGCGCCAAGCCAGGGTTTGTCATTTACGAAAACGAACAAACGCTCTACGTCACACCGGACGAAGAGCTCGTCCGCGCCATGAAACAGCGGCAAAAAGAACACGAGGCGAAACAGCCTTGA
- the rpoZ gene encoding DNA-directed RNA polymerase subunit omega, which translates to MLYPSIDLLMQKVDSKYKLVTVVAKRARELQDGAELMVKKPVSKKFVGQALEEIAGDKVELVEEDK; encoded by the coding sequence ATGCTGTATCCTTCCATCGATCTGCTGATGCAAAAAGTCGATTCGAAATATAAGCTCGTCACGGTGGTGGCCAAACGGGCGCGCGAGCTTCAGGACGGTGCGGAGCTGATGGTGAAAAAGCCGGTGTCGAAAAAATTTGTCGGCCAGGCGCTCGAGGAAATCGCTGGTGACAAGGTCGAATTAGTGGAAGAAGACAAATAA
- a CDS encoding YicC/YloC family endoribonuclease — translation MVYSMTGFGASVKKTDRLMVAVEMKSVNHRFCEISIRLPRQWLVFEDKIKKAISSYVRRGKVEVFVTIAGDGLVKRSVHIDWDLLGQYWAGVQEAAKRFAIDGGVTAAELLRLDGAVEVVEEEGANEEVEPLLLDAIDEAAKALVAMRRREGEALAADLRARLHEVEAGVEAIEQRAPLVMEQYRERLERRLREWAPAPIDEARLLTEVAVFAEKADIHEELKRIRSHLAQMADALEMDEPVGRKLDFLVQELNREVNTIGAKANDSLIAAQVVEMKSAIEKMKEQVQNVE, via the coding sequence ATGGTTTACAGCATGACCGGCTTCGGCGCGAGTGTGAAAAAAACGGATCGCTTGATGGTGGCGGTGGAAATGAAATCCGTCAACCATCGGTTTTGCGAAATTTCCATCCGCCTCCCTAGACAATGGCTTGTGTTTGAGGATAAAATAAAAAAAGCAATTTCATCGTACGTGCGGCGCGGAAAAGTGGAAGTGTTCGTCACGATCGCCGGCGACGGTCTTGTGAAACGGAGCGTACATATTGATTGGGATTTGCTTGGCCAGTATTGGGCCGGAGTGCAGGAAGCCGCAAAGCGATTTGCCATTGACGGCGGCGTGACGGCCGCCGAACTGCTTCGACTTGATGGGGCGGTCGAGGTCGTCGAAGAAGAAGGCGCGAATGAAGAAGTAGAGCCGCTGCTTTTAGATGCCATCGACGAGGCGGCAAAGGCGCTTGTTGCCATGCGTCGACGCGAAGGAGAGGCGCTTGCCGCGGATTTGCGCGCCCGGCTTCATGAAGTCGAAGCCGGGGTGGAAGCCATTGAACAGCGGGCACCGCTTGTCATGGAACAATACCGTGAGCGGCTTGAGCGCCGCCTGCGCGAATGGGCGCCCGCTCCGATCGATGAAGCGCGCTTGCTGACGGAAGTGGCGGTGTTTGCCGAAAAGGCGGACATTCACGAGGAGTTGAAACGCATTCGCAGCCATTTGGCGCAAATGGCGGACGCCTTAGAAATGGACGAACCGGTTGGGCGGAAGCTCGACTTCTTGGTGCAAGAGTTGAACCGGGAAGTCAACACGATCGGCGCCAAGGCAAACGACAGCCTGATTGCCGCGCAAGTCGTGGAGATGAAAAGCGCGATCGAGAAGATGAAAGAACAGGTGCAAAACGTCGAATAG
- the coaBC gene encoding bifunctional phosphopantothenoylcysteine decarboxylase/phosphopantothenate--cysteine ligase CoaBC: MINGKHILLCVTGGVAAYKAAVLTSQLTQRGAEVKVIMTEGACQFITPLTFQALSRQEVYVDTFAENNPAVIAHIDLADWADLVLVAPATANTIAKLAAGIADNMVTTTILATKAPVWIAPAMNVHMYEHPAVQANIERLYQFGYRFIEPSEGYLACGYIGKGRLEEPEKIIAHIERFFADDPPLFRGRRILVTAGPTRERLDPVRYFSNYSSGKMGYAIAEAAARFGASVTLVAGPTALSSPDDVETVSVESAAEMYEAVMARFAETDIVIKAAAVADYRPKYVAASKIKKQPGDYVVEMERTVDILKALGERKTRQILVGFAAETDNLEPYALKKLEEKRLDMVVANNVTEEGAGFAGDTNIVTIFRRDGVVRPLPLMTKQEAAREILKEIHAYIEAIR, translated from the coding sequence ATGATCAACGGAAAACATATTTTGCTTTGCGTGACCGGGGGGGTGGCGGCGTACAAGGCGGCGGTGCTCACCAGCCAGCTCACCCAGCGCGGCGCCGAAGTGAAAGTGATCATGACGGAAGGGGCGTGCCAGTTCATTACGCCGCTCACGTTCCAAGCATTGTCGCGCCAGGAAGTGTATGTCGATACGTTTGCCGAAAACAACCCGGCTGTCATCGCCCATATTGACTTAGCGGACTGGGCCGATCTTGTTCTCGTCGCACCGGCGACGGCCAATACGATCGCGAAGCTGGCCGCCGGCATCGCTGACAATATGGTGACGACAACGATTTTGGCGACGAAAGCGCCCGTCTGGATCGCTCCGGCGATGAACGTCCATATGTACGAGCATCCGGCCGTCCAAGCCAACATCGAGCGGCTCTACCAATTCGGCTACCGGTTTATCGAGCCGTCGGAAGGCTATTTGGCGTGCGGCTATATCGGCAAAGGGCGGCTGGAGGAGCCGGAGAAAATCATCGCCCATATCGAGCGCTTTTTCGCTGATGATCCGCCGCTGTTTCGCGGTCGGCGCATCCTTGTCACCGCTGGGCCGACAAGGGAGCGGCTTGATCCGGTCCGCTATTTTTCCAATTATTCGAGCGGCAAAATGGGCTATGCCATCGCCGAAGCAGCGGCCCGCTTTGGCGCTTCGGTGACGCTTGTTGCTGGACCGACCGCGCTTTCTTCGCCGGATGACGTCGAGACGGTGTCGGTTGAGTCGGCCGCTGAAATGTACGAAGCAGTGATGGCTCGGTTTGCGGAAACGGACATCGTCATCAAGGCGGCGGCGGTCGCCGATTATCGGCCAAAATATGTGGCGGCGTCCAAAATAAAAAAGCAGCCAGGTGACTATGTGGTAGAGATGGAGCGGACAGTGGACATCTTGAAAGCGCTTGGTGAGCGAAAAACAAGGCAGATTTTGGTCGGATTTGCTGCTGAGACGGACAACCTCGAGCCGTATGCGTTAAAAAAACTCGAAGAAAAGCGGTTGGATATGGTCGTTGCCAACAATGTCACCGAAGAGGGGGCAGGGTTTGCCGGCGATACGAACATCGTCACCATCTTCCGCCGCGATGGCGTCGTCCGGCCGTTGCCGCTCATGACGAAACAGGAGGCCGCTAGGGAAATTTTAAAGGAAATTCATGCGTATATCGAGGCGATTCGATGA
- the priA gene encoding primosomal protein N' — MKVASVIVDVPSRQTDRPFDYWIPERWRGVIQPGMRVTVPFGARRLQGFVVDVKDHSEIESLKAIEEVLDVVPVLNGELLDLGRYLTETTLCFAISAYQAMLPAAMRAKYEKTLRLTEEERRGELPDELQPLFAGRTEAAWKEVEAAGLWRAAQKAVQQGVLEAVYKVKEKAGKKTVKSAALAVSAEQAEQALHSLPARQKEVVSFLLKRGEAVPIAELQATLGISSAPLKALVEKGLVVARDVEVYRDPYAHRTFQPSEPPALTQAQAAALAKVVASVRAGEHRTFLLYGVTGSGKTEVYMQAIDEVLRQGKEAIVLVPEISLTPQMVERFKSRFGPKVAVLHSGLSVGEKYDEWRKIHRKEVQLVVGARSAVFAPFENLGMIIIDEEHETSYKQEEMPRYHARDVAIYRARHHSCPVVLGSATPSLETFARAVKGVYELLELPERISNRGLPDVHVVDMREELRSGNRSMFSRRLLEELRLRLDRGEQAVLFLNRRGYSTFVMCRGCGYVIRCPHCDISLTYHRAGERMKCHYCGHEEPLVPRCPSCGSEHIRFFGTGTQKVEEELAKLLPKARVIRMDVDTTGRKGAHEELLSRFAAKEADILLGTQMIAKGLDFPDVTLVGVLAADTMLHLPDFRAAEKTFQLLTQVSGRAGRHELPGEVIIQTYTPEHYSIELAARHDYRAFYRREMALRKAHGYPPYYYLALITVAHEEAPAAAKAAEKIAVYLRKQLSREAVVLGPVASPIARLHDRYRYQCMIKYKREPNVTAALKAVVDRYQADAAHGGVTITVDTNPYMMM, encoded by the coding sequence ATGAAAGTCGCATCTGTGATTGTCGATGTCCCGTCCCGGCAGACGGACCGTCCATTCGATTATTGGATTCCGGAGCGCTGGCGAGGCGTCATCCAGCCGGGCATGCGGGTGACGGTGCCGTTTGGGGCGCGGCGCTTGCAAGGGTTTGTTGTGGACGTAAAAGATCATTCTGAGATCGAGTCATTGAAGGCGATTGAAGAGGTGCTTGATGTCGTGCCGGTGTTAAACGGCGAGCTGCTTGATCTTGGCCGCTATTTGACGGAAACGACGCTTTGTTTTGCCATTTCCGCGTACCAGGCGATGCTGCCGGCGGCGATGCGGGCGAAATATGAAAAGACGCTCCGCCTGACGGAAGAGGAAAGGCGGGGCGAGCTTCCCGATGAACTGCAGCCGCTGTTTGCCGGACGGACGGAGGCGGCGTGGAAAGAGGTTGAGGCGGCCGGTTTATGGCGTGCGGCGCAAAAAGCGGTGCAGCAAGGCGTGCTTGAGGCGGTCTATAAGGTGAAGGAAAAAGCGGGCAAGAAAACGGTGAAGTCCGCCGCTCTTGCCGTTTCGGCCGAACAGGCGGAACAGGCGCTTCATTCGCTGCCGGCGCGGCAAAAAGAAGTGGTGTCGTTTTTGCTCAAGCGGGGGGAAGCTGTCCCCATTGCCGAACTGCAAGCAACACTCGGCATTTCCTCTGCCCCGCTGAAGGCGCTTGTGGAGAAAGGATTGGTTGTTGCTCGCGATGTCGAGGTGTATCGCGATCCGTATGCGCATCGCACGTTTCAGCCGAGCGAGCCGCCGGCGCTCACCCAGGCGCAAGCGGCAGCCTTGGCGAAGGTCGTCGCTTCGGTGCGCGCCGGAGAGCATCGCACGTTTTTGTTGTATGGCGTCACCGGCAGCGGAAAGACGGAAGTGTATATGCAGGCGATCGATGAAGTGCTGCGTCAAGGGAAGGAAGCGATCGTGCTTGTGCCGGAAATTTCGCTGACACCGCAAATGGTTGAGCGCTTCAAAAGCCGGTTCGGCCCGAAAGTAGCGGTGCTTCACAGCGGGCTGTCGGTCGGCGAAAAATATGACGAATGGCGGAAAATCCATCGGAAAGAAGTGCAGCTTGTTGTCGGCGCGCGGTCGGCGGTGTTCGCCCCGTTTGAAAATTTAGGAATGATCATTATCGATGAGGAGCATGAGACGAGCTACAAGCAAGAAGAAATGCCGCGCTATCATGCACGCGATGTCGCCATTTACCGCGCCCGCCACCACAGCTGTCCGGTCGTGCTCGGCAGCGCCACTCCCTCACTGGAGACGTTTGCCCGCGCCGTCAAAGGGGTGTACGAGCTGCTCGAACTGCCGGAGCGCATCAGCAATCGCGGCTTGCCGGACGTCCATGTGGTCGATATGCGCGAGGAGTTGCGCAGCGGCAACCGTTCGATGTTTTCGCGGCGATTGCTCGAGGAGCTGCGCCTTCGGCTCGACCGCGGCGAGCAGGCGGTGCTATTTTTAAACCGGCGCGGCTATTCAACGTTTGTCATGTGCCGCGGCTGCGGCTATGTCATCCGTTGTCCGCACTGCGACATTTCGCTCACGTACCATCGCGCCGGTGAGCGGATGAAATGCCATTATTGCGGCCATGAAGAGCCGCTTGTTCCCCGCTGTCCGTCGTGCGGAAGCGAACATATCCGCTTTTTCGGCACCGGCACGCAAAAAGTGGAAGAAGAGCTGGCGAAGTTGCTGCCGAAGGCGCGTGTCATCCGCATGGACGTCGACACGACCGGGCGGAAAGGGGCGCATGAGGAGCTGCTGTCCCGCTTTGCCGCGAAAGAAGCCGATATTTTGCTCGGCACGCAAATGATCGCCAAAGGACTTGACTTTCCGGATGTCACGCTTGTTGGTGTGCTGGCGGCCGATACGATGCTTCACCTGCCCGATTTCCGGGCTGCGGAGAAAACGTTCCAGCTGCTGACGCAAGTGAGCGGACGCGCCGGACGGCACGAGCTGCCCGGCGAAGTCATCATTCAAACGTATACACCCGAACACTACAGCATTGAACTGGCCGCCCGCCACGACTATCGCGCTTTTTATCGGAGGGAGATGGCGCTGCGCAAAGCGCACGGTTATCCACCGTACTATTATTTGGCACTTATTACCGTCGCTCACGAAGAGGCGCCGGCTGCGGCCAAAGCGGCGGAGAAAATCGCCGTCTATTTGCGCAAGCAGCTGTCAAGGGAAGCGGTCGTCCTCGGTCCGGTCGCCTCGCCGATCGCTCGGCTTCATGATAGATATCGTTACCAATGCATGATAAAATACAAGCGGGAGCCGAACGTCACGGCGGCGCTTAAAGCGGTGGTCGACCGCTACCAAGCGGACGCCGCCCATGGCGGTGTCACCATTACCGTCGATACGAACCCCTATATGATGATGTAA
- the gmk gene encoding guanylate kinase, with product MKNERGLLIVMSGPSGVGKGTVRKALFSQPDINLHYSVSVTTRKPREGEVEGVDYFFRTREQFEQMIRENKLLEWAEYVGNYYGTPIDYVEKTLAEGKDVFLEIEVQGAMKVRRAFPEALFIFLAPPSLKELEKRIMGRGTESKELIENRLRAAKEELEMMDEYDYVVENDEVELACERIKAIVIAEHCRRERVAKRYKRMLGVE from the coding sequence TTGAAGAACGAACGTGGGTTGTTGATCGTCATGTCGGGTCCGTCTGGGGTTGGCAAAGGGACGGTGCGCAAGGCGCTGTTTTCGCAGCCAGACATCAATCTTCATTATTCGGTGTCGGTCACGACGCGTAAGCCGCGCGAAGGCGAAGTGGAAGGCGTCGACTACTTCTTCCGCACGCGCGAGCAGTTTGAACAAATGATCCGTGAAAACAAGCTGCTCGAGTGGGCGGAATACGTCGGCAACTACTATGGCACGCCGATCGACTATGTGGAGAAGACGCTTGCCGAAGGGAAAGATGTGTTTTTAGAGATCGAAGTGCAAGGGGCGATGAAAGTACGGCGGGCGTTTCCGGAGGCGCTCTTCATTTTCTTGGCCCCGCCAAGCCTCAAGGAGCTTGAGAAGCGGATCATGGGGCGGGGCACGGAGTCGAAAGAGCTGATTGAAAACCGGTTGCGGGCGGCGAAAGAGGAGCTTGAGATGATGGATGAGTACGACTATGTCGTGGAAAATGACGAAGTAGAGCTCGCCTGCGAGCGGATCAAGGCGATCGTCATCGCTGAACATTGCCGGCGTGAGCGCGTCGCCAAGCGATATAAACGGATGTTGGGGGTGGAATAA
- the remA gene encoding extracellular matrix/biofilm regulator RemA, whose amino-acid sequence MAGGRVMVKFINIGYGNMVSAARIITIVSPDSAPIKRIIQDARESGKLVDATHGRRTRAVIIMDSDHVILSSVQPETVANRLYGSDDFSEEGQGLGR is encoded by the coding sequence ATGGCAGGTGGGCGTGTCATGGTGAAATTCATCAACATCGGGTACGGAAATATGGTGTCAGCCGCCCGCATCATTACGATTGTCAGCCCCGATTCGGCGCCGATCAAACGAATCATTCAAGATGCGCGCGAAAGCGGCAAGCTCGTTGACGCAACGCACGGGCGGAGGACGCGCGCTGTCATCATCATGGACAGCGATCATGTCATTTTGTCGTCCGTGCAACCGGAAACGGTGGCGAACCGCTTATATGGAAGCGACGATTTCTCCGAGGAAGGGCAGGGGTTGGGACGTTGA